The Pseudomonas allokribbensis genome has a window encoding:
- the rluB gene encoding 23S rRNA pseudouridine(2605) synthase RluB has protein sequence MSDNQKDDQEIGPAGEKLQKVLARIGVGSRRDVEAWISQGRIKVNGKDATLGLRVDMHDAITIDGKVIKREEAAESVRRVIMYNKPDGEICTRDDPEGRPTVFDKLPRPKEGRWINIGRLDINTTGLLMFTTDGELANRLMHPSYEMDREYAVRVRGEVDDEMIERLKAGVVLEDGPARFTDIKQAPGGEGFNHWYHCVVMEGRNREVRRLWESQGLVVSRLKRVRFGPVFLNSDLPMGRWREMSQYEVDILSAEVGLTPVAMPQLNAKSKDKLDRMQRKSSRPMARTERVRTLRPANGAPAAAGPRQVREPQIEGERPGRKPAARDGERAPRPANGRTERGERGERGAPAGRGTPVADRPADTKRPAKPAPKRPGIKLADDDKPSGKRRGAPAGSGQRPGFGRKKPE, from the coding sequence ATGAGTGACAACCAGAAAGACGACCAGGAAATCGGCCCAGCAGGCGAAAAACTGCAGAAAGTCCTCGCCCGTATCGGCGTCGGCTCGCGCCGTGACGTAGAAGCGTGGATCAGCCAGGGCCGGATCAAGGTCAACGGCAAAGACGCCACCCTCGGCCTGCGCGTCGACATGCACGATGCAATCACCATTGATGGCAAGGTCATCAAGCGTGAAGAGGCTGCCGAGTCGGTCCGCCGCGTGATCATGTACAACAAGCCCGATGGCGAGATCTGCACCCGTGACGACCCGGAAGGCCGTCCGACCGTGTTCGACAAGTTGCCGCGTCCGAAAGAAGGGCGCTGGATCAACATCGGTCGTCTCGACATCAACACCACCGGCCTGCTGATGTTCACCACCGACGGTGAGCTGGCCAACCGCCTGATGCACCCGTCCTACGAGATGGACCGTGAGTACGCGGTCCGTGTTCGCGGCGAAGTCGATGACGAGATGATCGAACGTCTGAAGGCCGGTGTTGTGCTGGAAGACGGCCCGGCGCGTTTCACCGACATCAAACAGGCACCGGGTGGCGAAGGCTTCAACCACTGGTATCACTGCGTGGTGATGGAAGGTCGTAACCGTGAAGTGCGTCGTCTGTGGGAATCCCAGGGTCTGGTGGTCAGCCGCCTGAAGCGCGTGCGTTTCGGTCCGGTGTTCCTCAACTCCGACCTGCCGATGGGCCGCTGGCGCGAAATGAGCCAGTACGAAGTCGATATTCTGAGTGCTGAAGTCGGCCTGACCCCGGTAGCCATGCCGCAACTGAACGCCAAGAGCAAAGACAAGCTCGACCGCATGCAGCGCAAGTCGTCGCGCCCGATGGCCCGTACCGAGCGCGTGCGTACCCTGCGTCCGGCCAATGGCGCACCGGCGGCTGCCGGCCCGCGTCAAGTGCGAGAGCCACAGATCGAAGGCGAGCGTCCAGGTCGCAAGCCTGCAGCACGTGACGGCGAGCGCGCTCCGCGTCCGGCCAATGGCCGTACCGAGCGTGGCGAGCGTGGCGAGCGGGGTGCTCCGGCCGGTCGCGGTACGCCGGTGGCGGATCGTCCAGCCGACACCAAGCGCCCGGCCAAGCCGGCGCCGAAGCGTCCAGGCATCAAACTGGCTGATGATGACAAGCCGTCGGGCAAGCGCCGTGGCGCACCGGCCGGTTCCGGCCAGCGTCCGGGTTTCGGTCGCAAGAAGCCTGAATGA
- a CDS encoding queuosine precursor transporter, giving the protein MGCSVEMENSKYKLLGFENGKSLAVIMVIATGKIIKIKLSEVLNSEIMDNLNKIEVKNLYKKFYSQGETLTAYDLNDRHESSWMIYIILNLMLFTLYIFTSIAATKPIYLEYFDIIVTPGTFLYPLTFLIVDLLNETFGLRLARKAILFAFISNAAIIILLAITTHLPGLPGWKLDGPYNDVISQLSSVLVASSVSFLVSENINSYLLCKIKELTNSRFLFLRVFLSTLFAVIIDSFLFCFIAFYGAMETSAILNMIYVQIAIKVGFAFFNVLPAYGARALFKKYLTGGQTQ; this is encoded by the coding sequence ATGGGTTGTAGTGTTGAAATGGAAAACAGCAAGTACAAGCTATTGGGGTTTGAAAATGGAAAAAGCCTGGCCGTCATCATGGTCATCGCGACCGGCAAGATTATTAAAATAAAACTGAGTGAAGTGTTGAATAGTGAGATTATGGACAATCTGAACAAGATAGAAGTCAAAAACCTGTACAAGAAGTTTTATTCCCAGGGAGAGACGCTCACCGCCTATGATCTGAATGATCGTCATGAGAGTTCCTGGATGATCTATATCATTCTGAACCTCATGTTGTTTACGCTGTACATCTTTACCAGTATCGCCGCGACCAAACCGATCTATCTGGAATACTTTGATATTATCGTAACGCCGGGTACCTTTCTTTATCCGTTGACCTTTCTGATCGTCGATTTGTTGAATGAGACGTTCGGTCTCAGGCTTGCGCGAAAAGCGATACTTTTTGCTTTTATCAGCAACGCGGCCATCATCATTTTGCTGGCCATCACGACACATCTCCCCGGGCTGCCGGGCTGGAAGCTCGATGGGCCTTACAATGACGTTATCAGTCAGTTGTCTTCTGTCCTGGTAGCCTCTTCTGTTTCATTTCTGGTTTCCGAGAATATCAACTCGTACTTGTTGTGCAAAATCAAGGAGCTCACGAACTCCAGATTCCTGTTTTTGCGCGTGTTTTTAAGTACGTTGTTTGCGGTGATCATCGACAGCTTTCTTTTCTGCTTCATCGCATTTTATGGCGCGATGGAAACCAGCGCGATACTGAACATGATCTACGTCCAGATTGCGATAAAGGTAGGCTTCGCTTTCTTTAATGTCTTGCCTGCCTACGGGGCAAGGGCATTGTTCAAGAAGTACCTGACTGGCGGTCAGACGCAATAA
- the queC gene encoding 7-cyano-7-deazaguanine synthase QueC gives MSNKAVIVFSGGQDSTTCLIHALTHYDEIHCITFDYGQRHRAEIEVAQQLAKELGVTVHKTMDVSLLNELAISSLTRDNIPVPTINSSGESLPSTFVPGRNILFLTLASIYAYQVQAKTVITGVCETDFSGYPDCRDDFVKALNKALELGMDYKLTLDTPLMWLNKAETWALADYHNRLEFIRDQTLTCYNGIKGNGCSNCDACNLRAKGLNEFLNNKEQVAHSLKAKLNLN, from the coding sequence ATGAGCAATAAAGCAGTTATCGTTTTTAGCGGCGGGCAGGATTCAACAACCTGTTTGATCCATGCCTTGACCCACTACGATGAAATCCACTGCATCACGTTTGACTATGGCCAGCGCCATCGCGCAGAAATTGAAGTTGCACAGCAACTGGCAAAAGAACTTGGTGTGACCGTACACAAGACCATGGACGTGTCGCTGCTGAACGAACTGGCCATCAGCAGCCTGACGCGCGACAACATTCCAGTCCCGACCATCAATAGTTCAGGAGAAAGCCTGCCGAGTACATTTGTGCCGGGCCGGAACATCCTGTTTTTGACCCTGGCTTCCATATATGCGTACCAGGTTCAGGCCAAGACCGTCATTACCGGTGTTTGTGAAACAGACTTCTCTGGCTACCCGGATTGCCGAGATGACTTTGTAAAGGCACTGAACAAAGCCCTTGAACTGGGTATGGATTACAAATTGACCCTGGACACTCCGCTGATGTGGCTGAACAAAGCGGAAACCTGGGCGCTGGCCGATTACCATAACCGGCTGGAGTTCATTCGCGACCAGACACTGACCTGCTACAACGGCATCAAAGGCAACGGCTGTTCCAATTGCGACGCCTGTAATCTTCGCGCCAAAGGCCTCAACGAGTTCCTGAACAACAAAGAACAGGTTGCGCACAGCCTGAAAGCAAAACTGAATCTGAACTGA
- the glyA gene encoding serine hydroxymethyltransferase: MPVNTEQLTNQADLLRRGLADLRAEDAELAQILDAEVTRQHRTLSLVSSSCAVKPRTLVASASALVNVTAEGMPGRRYNAGCENVTRVESLAIRRARELFDAQYANVQSHSASNANYQVLTGLLEPGDTLLGMAVEHGGHLTHGSTAAFSGDHYKAIQYGTTADGLIDYDNVRRLALDHRPRIIMCCATAYSQVVDFERFREIADEAGAILLADISHIAGLVATGRHPSPINVAHVTTTCTHKQLMGPRGGLILSGRDANTKVPGLRTTFSRALDQAVFPGMQGAPAVNMIAAKAAALGYARSAEFDAYMARIRSTADELASAFQAHDYEVVGGRSENHAILLRLRSGITGAIAESALEHCGIIVNKHRVPGETRSSLVTSGLRIGTGSIAQRHIDARGCRQIVDLMCRILDNVTPLGEQDYTLEPTLREQFRLQTEALCTLYPIADYA, encoded by the coding sequence ATGCCAGTCAATACCGAACAGCTTACGAACCAGGCCGACTTACTGCGACGTGGCCTGGCGGATCTTCGGGCGGAAGACGCCGAACTCGCACAGATCCTCGACGCTGAAGTCACGCGTCAACACCGGACTCTCTCGCTGGTCTCCTCCTCTTGCGCAGTCAAGCCTCGCACCTTGGTGGCATCGGCGTCGGCGCTGGTCAACGTGACGGCCGAGGGCATGCCCGGCAGGCGCTATAACGCCGGGTGCGAGAACGTCACCCGGGTCGAGTCGCTGGCCATCCGAAGAGCCCGGGAGCTGTTCGACGCCCAGTACGCCAACGTGCAGTCACACTCGGCGTCGAACGCCAACTACCAGGTGCTCACCGGCCTGCTTGAACCGGGAGATACGCTGCTGGGAATGGCCGTCGAACACGGAGGTCATCTCACCCACGGCAGCACCGCCGCGTTTTCGGGCGACCACTACAAGGCGATCCAGTACGGCACGACCGCCGACGGCCTGATCGATTACGACAACGTACGCCGACTGGCCCTCGACCACCGCCCGCGCATCATCATGTGCTGCGCCACCGCCTATTCACAGGTTGTGGACTTCGAACGATTCCGTGAGATTGCCGATGAGGCCGGAGCGATACTGCTCGCTGATATTTCGCACATCGCCGGACTGGTTGCCACCGGGCGACATCCGAGCCCGATCAACGTTGCACACGTCACCACGACCTGCACGCACAAGCAACTCATGGGCCCCCGCGGCGGCCTGATCCTTTCCGGCCGAGACGCGAACACCAAGGTACCCGGCCTGAGGACAACCTTCAGTCGTGCCCTTGACCAAGCCGTGTTTCCCGGAATGCAGGGCGCGCCGGCGGTCAACATGATCGCGGCCAAGGCGGCGGCACTGGGCTATGCCAGGTCGGCAGAGTTCGACGCCTACATGGCGCGGATCCGGAGCACGGCCGATGAACTCGCCAGTGCGTTTCAGGCACATGACTACGAGGTCGTGGGCGGGCGCAGTGAAAACCACGCGATTCTGCTTCGGCTGCGCAGCGGTATCACCGGCGCCATTGCGGAGTCAGCGCTGGAGCACTGCGGGATCATCGTCAACAAACACCGCGTCCCCGGCGAGACCCGATCATCCCTCGTGACCAGTGGGCTGCGCATCGGCACCGGCTCCATCGCGCAACGCCACATCGACGCCCGGGGATGCCGGCAGATTGTCGATCTGATGTGCCGGATTCTGGACAACGTGACGCCGCTCGGCGAGCAGGACTACACGCTGGAGCCCACGCTGAGGGAGCAATTCCGCCTACAGACCGAAGCGCTGTGCACGCTGTATCCCATCGCTGACTACGCATAG
- a CDS encoding helix-turn-helix transcriptional regulator yields MHRRERSENLKNNIKYLIKSRGETQLSLCNSSGLTRTTIYNILEGKVVNVQQSTVRKISDFFGVSYEEIETIDFEEKEIIESSISPQGNMNPAAVPIIKESLVIQSLDKRIGELATIYPLTYYFGTSFNLIGVLLENEINGLHEPGDLLIVQKGSSTGDREKLVYDKITNRLLITKEISVATDRICVVGDIIEERFNGL; encoded by the coding sequence ATGCACAGAAGAGAAAGATCGGAGAATCTGAAAAACAACATCAAGTACTTGATTAAAAGTCGTGGGGAGACGCAGCTGTCCTTGTGCAACTCCAGTGGCCTGACCCGAACTACCATCTATAATATTCTCGAAGGGAAGGTGGTCAACGTACAGCAGTCCACGGTTCGCAAGATTTCTGATTTTTTCGGCGTTTCCTATGAGGAAATAGAAACGATCGATTTTGAAGAGAAGGAAATAATAGAAAGCAGTATTTCTCCGCAGGGGAATATGAATCCGGCGGCAGTGCCTATCATAAAAGAGAGCCTGGTTATCCAGAGTCTGGATAAAAGGATAGGCGAGTTGGCCACGATTTACCCGTTGACTTACTATTTCGGCACCTCCTTCAACTTGATAGGTGTGCTGCTGGAGAACGAGATCAATGGTTTACATGAGCCAGGCGATCTATTGATCGTGCAGAAAGGCTCGTCGACCGGCGATAGGGAAAAGCTGGTGTATGACAAGATCACAAACAGGCTGCTTATAACCAAAGAGATCAGCGTTGCTACGGATCGCATTTGTGTTGTCGGGGATATAATCGAGGAACGATTTAATGGGTTGTAG
- a CDS encoding amino acid permease encodes MSGQNSQSGELKRGLKNRHIQLIALGGAIGTGLFLGSAGVLKSAGPSMILGYAICGFIAFMIMRQLGEMIVEEPVAGSFSHFAHKYWGGFAGFLSGWNCWILYILVGMSELTAVGKYIHYWAPEIPSWVTAAAFFILINAINLANVKVFGEAEFWFAIIKVVAIVGMIALGSYLLVSGHGGPQASVSNLWSHGGFFPNGVSGLVMAMAIIMFSFGGLEMLGFTAAEADKPKTVIPKAINQVIYRILIFYIGALVILLSLTPWDSLLETLNASGDSYSGSPFVQVFSMLGSSTAAHILNFVVLTAALSVYNSGTYCNSRMLLGMAEQGDAPKGLAKIDKRGVPVRSILASAAVTLVAVLLNYLIPQHALELLMSLVVATLVINWAMISFSHFKFRQHMNKTNQKPLFKALWYPYGNYICLAFVAFILGVMLLIPGIQISVYAIPVWVVFMWVCYVIKNKRGAQQALSAAGASK; translated from the coding sequence ATGAGTGGACAAAACTCGCAATCAGGCGAGCTGAAACGCGGCCTGAAAAATCGCCACATTCAACTGATCGCCCTCGGTGGCGCGATCGGTACCGGATTGTTCCTGGGCTCGGCCGGGGTGCTGAAATCTGCCGGCCCGTCGATGATCCTCGGCTATGCCATCTGCGGCTTCATCGCTTTCATGATCATGCGCCAGCTCGGCGAGATGATCGTCGAAGAGCCGGTGGCCGGCTCCTTCAGCCACTTTGCGCACAAGTACTGGGGCGGCTTTGCCGGTTTCCTGTCGGGCTGGAACTGCTGGATCCTGTACATCCTGGTGGGCATGTCGGAGCTGACTGCGGTCGGCAAGTACATCCACTACTGGGCGCCGGAGATCCCGAGCTGGGTCACCGCCGCCGCCTTCTTCATTCTGATCAACGCGATCAACCTGGCCAACGTCAAAGTCTTCGGTGAAGCCGAATTCTGGTTCGCGATCATCAAGGTCGTGGCGATCGTCGGCATGATTGCCCTGGGCAGCTATCTGCTGGTCAGCGGCCATGGCGGCCCGCAGGCGTCGGTCAGCAACCTGTGGTCTCACGGCGGTTTCTTCCCGAACGGCGTCAGCGGTCTGGTTATGGCCATGGCGATCATCATGTTCTCCTTCGGTGGTCTGGAAATGCTCGGTTTCACCGCCGCCGAAGCCGACAAGCCGAAAACCGTGATCCCGAAAGCGATCAACCAGGTGATCTACCGGATCCTGATTTTCTACATCGGCGCACTGGTGATCCTGCTGTCGCTGACCCCATGGGACAGCCTGCTGGAAACCCTCAATGCGTCGGGCGACTCCTACAGCGGCAGCCCGTTCGTGCAAGTGTTCTCGATGCTCGGCAGCAGCACCGCCGCGCACATCCTCAACTTCGTGGTGTTGACCGCCGCACTGTCGGTGTACAACAGCGGTACCTACTGCAACAGCCGCATGTTGTTGGGCATGGCTGAGCAGGGCGATGCGCCGAAAGGCCTGGCGAAGATCGACAAGCGCGGCGTGCCGGTACGTTCGATCCTGGCGTCGGCGGCGGTAACGCTGGTGGCCGTGTTGCTCAACTACCTGATCCCGCAACACGCGCTGGAACTGCTGATGTCGCTGGTAGTTGCAACGCTGGTGATCAACTGGGCGATGATCAGCTTCTCGCACTTCAAGTTCCGCCAGCACATGAACAAGACCAACCAGAAGCCGCTGTTCAAGGCGCTGTGGTACCCGTACGGCAACTACATCTGCCTGGCGTTCGTCGCGTTCATTCTGGGTGTGATGTTGCTGATCCCGGGCATCCAGATCTCGGTGTATGCGATTCCGGTGTGGGTCGTGTTCATGTGGGTCTGCTACGTGATCAAGAACAAGCGTGGTGCGCAGCAAGCGCTGTCTGCAGCAGGCGCTTCCAAATAA
- the arfB gene encoding alternative ribosome rescue aminoacyl-tRNA hydrolase ArfB: MLKISNNVHLPDAEIELTAIRAQGAGGQNVNKVSSAVHLRFDIPASSLPEFYKERLLALRDTRITSDGVLIIKAQQYRTQEQNRADALERLTELILSATKIEKKRRPTKPTLGSKKRRLESKTKRGSIKAGRGKVDF; this comes from the coding sequence ATGCTGAAGATTTCCAATAACGTGCATCTGCCGGATGCCGAGATCGAACTGACTGCCATCCGCGCCCAAGGGGCCGGCGGGCAGAACGTCAACAAGGTCTCCAGCGCCGTGCACCTGCGCTTTGATATTCCCGCCTCGTCCTTGCCCGAGTTCTACAAGGAGCGGCTGTTGGCGCTTCGCGACACTCGCATCACCAGCGACGGCGTGTTGATCATCAAGGCTCAGCAATACCGCACGCAGGAACAGAATCGCGCTGATGCACTGGAGCGTCTGACCGAACTGATTCTCAGCGCCACCAAGATAGAAAAGAAGCGCCGTCCAACCAAGCCGACGCTGGGGTCGAAGAAGCGTCGGCTGGAGTCGAAGACCAAGCGCGGCAGCATCAAGGCCGGGCGCGGCAAGGTGGATTTCTAG